The Rouxiella sp. WC2420 region TCTTCAATTTGAAAAACATGCGGATTGTTTATTTTTACCTCATTCTTGCGGAATATCTCCATTATTTCGTTCAATCGGTCATCGCTGGAATAACGTACTAATTGCAAACCGCTAGCGGTTATATTTCCATCGTTGTCACGGAGGAATTCAATATGTGAAATCACTTCGTCACCGAAATATTCCGCCATGCTGATTATTTGTTCGCGATATTTGGAATAATCAAACGCCGTTTGCAAATAGGTTAATGTGTTGTCTATTTTTAACGCATGCAGGGTAGTGTGATTCCAGCAATATTCCATCAATGAAGCATTCGCTTCGCGCGCATCTTCTGCCGTCTGGCGAATCGCCGCCTCGCCGTTAAATGTGGCCAGTATCCCGTCGCCGAGGCCTTCGCTTTCCTGTGCTACGACGCTGATTACCGCATGCTGGCTGGCCCGGTAATTCCCGTTTAAATGGCTGAAATAGCTCGGGATCGGTGCCGCGAATAGCGCAATCTGACGTTTTACCAGACCTGGAGATCGGGCCAGCGCATTGGCGTAATCCAGCGCGTCGATGAAATTGTCAAACACGTCCAACCTTTCAATCCAGCGATGCGCCGGTGCCAACGCCAGCTCGACTTCCAGCACAATGCCGTTACTGCCGTAGGCATGATGGAGCAGTAAGGCCTGTGGAGCCGGAACGGTTAACACTCGCGGTTCGGCTTCCATGGTCATGACTTTGATACCCAACACGTTGCCCGGTGCACCCAGCGGACCATAGTTGATCGAGCCGATGCCGCCGAAACCGCCGCCGTAAAGTCCGCCGAGACTTGCCAGACGATAGGTAGAAGGCATGCAGCGCAGCTCCCAGCCGGAAGGCCGGGTCTGGGCTTCAATATCTGCCAGACGAATACCGGCCTGAGCGCGCACCGTGCCGTCGCCCAACTCGCAGACCTGATTAAAGCCGGTCATATCCACCAGAATTCCGCCCTCCAGCGGCACTAACTGACCGTAGTTGCCGGTCGCACCACCGCGCAGGATCAGCGGTAATTTATGTTCTACACAGGCGGCAACCAGCTGGCGCAGTTGCTCTTGATTGAGCGGTTTTACCACCGCGTCTGCCTGTTTATCTTCCAGCTGCCGTTTTAACACCGGGCTAAACCAGTGAAAATCGCGTGAAAGACGCTTAACCTTGGCTGACTGCAAGGTCCATTCGAGACTCGGTAGTGCCTGTTGTATCAGCGCCACCGCCTGCTTACGTTGTTCACTTTCCATCATTATCCTGCCTGCTAAAGTTATCGAAAAATTATCGGCGATCGATTAATGCGACTGCACAACTTCGCTTTCATGCCAGGCGCTCAGCGCACGGCGGGATATCCACGACATCACCCCAAACAGCGCGATACCGGTGAGAGAAATCAGCAGCAGGGCGGCAAACATCAGCGGAATATCCAGCTGGTAACCGGCCTGCAGGATTTGATAGGCCAGCCCGGTATTATTGCCACCGGTTCCGGCGACAAATTCCGCGACCACTGCGCCAATCAAAGACAGGCCGCTGGAAATACGCAGCGCACCAAAGAAATACGGCAGGGCAGAAGGAATACGCAGGCGGATAAGGATTTGCAGGCGGCTGGCGTGACTGAGCTGGAAATAGCTCAGCAGGCCCGGCGAAACGCTGCGCAGCCCCTGAGTGGTATTGGAAATAATCGGAAACACCGCCATCAGGGTCGAGCATACGACTAGCGACAGGGTGGTATCTTTGACCCAAATGATGATCAGGGGCGCAATCGCGACTATTGGCGTGACCTGTAAAAACACGATGTAAGGAAACAGCGCGGTTTCTACAAAACGGTTTTGCACCAGTACGAAGGCCACCAGCGAGCCGATAATGATCGACAGCAAAAATGAGATCAGCGTAATTTTTAGCGTGTAGAGCAGCGACATCATCAATGAGCCCAGATTAGTCCACAGACTTTCGAGCATCGCCATCGGTGATGGCACGAGAAATTGCGGAATATTGAAATAGCTGACCCAGCCCTGCCACAGCAGGATCATGGCTATCGCAACCAGTGTCGGATAGAGAATTTTGCGAAATTTCGGGCTGCTCATCAGCGGCGAACTGTTTGAAGTTTTCATGGCTTTACTCCATACCCGATTGGCTGGCTTGCAGCAGGCTATCTTGTAACTGCTTGGCATAGCGTGAAAAAGTGGGGCTGACGCGGAAATCGTCATCGCGCGGGAAAGGCTCGTTAATAGCGATATCTTCTACTACCCGTCCCGGTCGAGCCGCCATCATTATCACCCGCTGTGAAAGGAAGACAGCCTCGTGGATCGAGTGAGTGACGAAAACAACCGTTAGCCCCTGTTCGCGCCATAATCGCAGCAGATCGCTGTCGAGTTTGTTACGGGTGATTTCATCCAATGCGCCGAAAGGCTCATCCATCAGCAGCAGTTTTGGCCGTGTCACCAGCCCGCGAGCAATAGAAACGCGCATTTGCATACCGCCTGAAAGCTCTCGCGGCAAGACCTTGGCGAATTTGCCAAGCCCGACCAGCTCCAACGCTTCGCTGACTCGAGTATTGGCCTCTGCGCGCGGTACTCCGGCCAAATCCAGCGGCAGGCGGACATTGCTTTGCACGTTGCTCCACGGCATCAGTGTGGCTTCCTGAAACACAAATGACAGCGGGATTTGCGCCTTTTCGCGGCTGTCGCGTCGCCATAGCATCAGCTTGCCGTCGCTAGGCTCAATCAGCCCGGCAACCATTTTCAATAGCGTACTTTTGCCACAGCCGGAAGGGCCCAGCAGGGTGACAAACTCTCCCTGATTAATCGTCAGATTGACCGGCAGCAGTGCGCGAGTACCGTTGCTGTAAATTTTCTCGGCCGATAGCACCTCAATTGCCGGAGTCGCTGCGGCAGGTGCAGGGCTTTCTTCGCCAATCACCGTAAATTTGGGGGCTATGTTCATGGCATGACCTTCGCGTCTTTAACCAGATCCAGGGTATAAGTCTGAACAAACGGTACCTTATTGGCATCAATCAGCTTGTTCTTGACCAGCATGTCCCAGGTTTCTTTCAGGCGAGGCTCGGTAATAATGCCGATACCGCCGGTCTGCGCGTCACCGCCGGTCACCAGCTGGTATTTTTTCATCTGCGCGATACCGAAGGCTATCTGGTCAGCGCCCATGCGAGGATTATCTTTGCGAATCAGCTCGTTGCCCGCAGTCGGATCTTGCAGATAGTCTTTCCATCCCTGCATCGAGGCTTTGATAAAGGCTGCCAGCACCGCAGGACGTTTCTGAACGGTATCTGCCATACAAATGATCGAATTACCGTAAGGCGGGTAACCCCAGTCGCTCAGTGGATAGACGTAAAACGGCTTGCCGCCTTTCTGCACCGAGAACGGTTCTGAAGTCACGTAACCCTGTTGCACCAGATTGTTGTCGGCGAGGAAGGGCTGCACACTAAAGGTGTAAGGGCGAATCTTGGTATTGCCGTAACCTAGCGTGCTCTTGGCCCACGGCCAGAATGAGGTATAGGCTTCGGTAGCCAGCAGGAAGGTTTTATCCTTGAGCTCTTCAGGTTTAGTCACCTTATCGTGGCTGATAAACACCGTTGGCGAATGTTGGAATACTGTCGCGACGGTCATTGCATGCACGCCAGATTGCCACATTTCCAGCGCCTGTCCGTTGTCACCAATTGTGCAATCGGCCTGACCGGCAGCCAGCAACTGCATGACGTTGACCTGAGGGCCGCCCATTTTTATGGTCATATCCAGCCCGGCCTGCTTGTAGAGCCCTTTGGCCTGTGCCTCGTAAAAACCGCCGTGTTCGGCCTGCGCATACCAGTTAGTCAGCAGTGTAAACTTTTCCTCGGCATGACTGGCGGTAGATGTGCCAATCAACAGCAGGGCAAGCGCGGTATAGGTTGGGGTACGCAATGTTTTCATCACCAAAATTCCTTTATTCAGAGGCCAAAGAGGAAGGAGGAGTAAACGTAGATTGCACAAAACCGTTCCAATGGTGTTTGCCCCACGTCGGTTCGCTGCGCACCATCCATTCCATGTGATGGATTTCAGTGATCGCCTGCGCCCAGCTAACGGCGAGCGAATCCAGAATGGCATGTCCCTGTTCGGCGGTGGCTTCAGTGGGGTCGCCAATTACGCCGCTCGGGCCAAAATCGTAAGAAGCCCAGGCCGCAGCAGGACGGCCGC contains the following coding sequences:
- a CDS encoding FAD-binding oxidoreductase, which gives rise to MESEQRKQAVALIQQALPSLEWTLQSAKVKRLSRDFHWFSPVLKRQLEDKQADAVVKPLNQEQLRQLVAACVEHKLPLILRGGATGNYGQLVPLEGGILVDMTGFNQVCELGDGTVRAQAGIRLADIEAQTRPSGWELRCMPSTYRLASLGGLYGGGFGGIGSINYGPLGAPGNVLGIKVMTMEAEPRVLTVPAPQALLLHHAYGSNGIVLEVELALAPAHRWIERLDVFDNFIDALDYANALARSPGLVKRQIALFAAPIPSYFSHLNGNYRASQHAVISVVAQESEGLGDGILATFNGEAAIRQTAEDAREANASLMEYCWNHTTLHALKIDNTLTYLQTAFDYSKYREQIISMAEYFGDEVISHIEFLRDNDGNITASGLQLVRYSSDDRLNEIMEIFRKNEVKINNPHVFQIEDGKQGVVRTEVVSVKNALDPNGLLNPGKLRGWEIRDQLEIDNDPLLLTER
- a CDS encoding ABC transporter permease produces the protein MKTSNSSPLMSSPKFRKILYPTLVAIAMILLWQGWVSYFNIPQFLVPSPMAMLESLWTNLGSLMMSLLYTLKITLISFLLSIIIGSLVAFVLVQNRFVETALFPYIVFLQVTPIVAIAPLIIIWVKDTTLSLVVCSTLMAVFPIISNTTQGLRSVSPGLLSYFQLSHASRLQILIRLRIPSALPYFFGALRISSGLSLIGAVVAEFVAGTGGNNTGLAYQILQAGYQLDIPLMFAALLLISLTGIALFGVMSWISRRALSAWHESEVVQSH
- a CDS encoding ABC transporter ATP-binding protein, whose amino-acid sequence is MNIAPKFTVIGEESPAPAAATPAIEVLSAEKIYSNGTRALLPVNLTINQGEFVTLLGPSGCGKSTLLKMVAGLIEPSDGKLMLWRRDSREKAQIPLSFVFQEATLMPWSNVQSNVRLPLDLAGVPRAEANTRVSEALELVGLGKFAKVLPRELSGGMQMRVSIARGLVTRPKLLLMDEPFGALDEITRNKLDSDLLRLWREQGLTVVFVTHSIHEAVFLSQRVIMMAARPGRVVEDIAINEPFPRDDDFRVSPTFSRYAKQLQDSLLQASQSGME
- a CDS encoding ABC transporter substrate-binding protein, whose product is MKTLRTPTYTALALLLIGTSTASHAEEKFTLLTNWYAQAEHGGFYEAQAKGLYKQAGLDMTIKMGGPQVNVMQLLAAGQADCTIGDNGQALEMWQSGVHAMTVATVFQHSPTVFISHDKVTKPEELKDKTFLLATEAYTSFWPWAKSTLGYGNTKIRPYTFSVQPFLADNNLVQQGYVTSEPFSVQKGGKPFYVYPLSDWGYPPYGNSIICMADTVQKRPAVLAAFIKASMQGWKDYLQDPTAGNELIRKDNPRMGADQIAFGIAQMKKYQLVTGGDAQTGGIGIITEPRLKETWDMLVKNKLIDANKVPFVQTYTLDLVKDAKVMP